gagggctggGTGCGGGTCTGAGGTagataaagagagggagagtgtgtggCTCCCCCCTCTGAGGAGTTCTGGGAGCCTTCATGACTGACCAGAGAGCCAGGGATCCAGTGCGAGGCGCCGGAGAGACCGTTAACAACTGTTGTCCAGTGTTGAGGCCGTTGAGAGAGTCCCGTTCTCCTGTTGCTGTCATGGGCTTCAGGGCAGTGCTGCTGTCCTTCCTCCTGGTGTCTCTGAGCTGCTCCAGAGGAGCTGTCATCACAGGGGTGAGTGAGGGGTTCTTGTCTCTGCTGCACACTGGTACTAATTACTCCAGTTACTCTTTTGAACCATTTCTGATTAGagataacattttacatttttttaaatcatcttctctgttatttttcttctttctatttAAAAGAATATTGAGACATTTTGATTTTACAGGCAAACTTACTTACTGCAACTAAcacttattttcattattgcttAATCTGTCTGTTATTTCTTTGATTACTCGTTTATTAATTTAGtgcaaaacaatgaaacatgCGCATCACAAGATTCGTGAGCCTAAGGCGACGTCTTCGAGgtgcatgtttttgtctgatcaacagtcAAAAACACGAAAATATTGAACTTACAACAATATGAAACAGATAATAGCAGCAAATCCCTACATTTGAGAAGCATGAGCCagcaaatgtttgacatttttgcttgataaattaaatttataaacgtctttttttaatgaatgaactGACAAATTGAATTGTTTCTGAGCTAATTCTCTCAATGCATTAGGAAGCGTGCTGCACTTGCACTCAAACCCCAatatacagtttgttttctattctattctatttaatACTATCCctttgacttttaatttttggttaaaaaatgttcatattcaaactaaaaatgttgcaaaaaaacctaCATATAAACACACGACACACTCCACTTTTCTGGATAATTTTGTAAAATTTGATTACACATGACTGACAGGAGACCACATCCTCCTCCGCTTCAAGTCCAATGGAGGAAAGCAGAGGAAATTATCTCAGTCCTCTGACTGATATTCATTTGTAAATGGATTAGGGAGATGACAGGCAATGGATAAAATGGCGTTCACTGTACGAACATGAGATTACTATTACaataagtaaaaatgaaatagattCGAATAAAAAAGGGTATCTCTATTAGCATAAATAAAACTGAGTCCTTGGCATTAAAAGTACTCTGCATGTCTGTCTCTTTtatgtctctccctctgtcctgcAGGCCTGTGAGAGAGACGTGCAGTGTGGTTTTGGTTTTTGCTGTGCTGTCAGTCTATGGCTGAGGGGCCTGAGGATGTGCGTCCCAAGAGGAGTGGAGGGGGATGAATGCCACCCCTTTAGTCACAAGGTGGGGAGAAATGGGTTGTCACTAATCTTCCTGCATCATGCTCACgatctgccacacacacacacacacacacacacacacacacacacacacacacacacacacacacacacacacacacacacacacacacacacacacacacacacacacacacacacacacacacacacacacacacacacacacacacagtcatactCCCACACTTGTTTTCTGTGTTAGTGGAAATTCAGATTATATCAAGCTGCTGGCAGGTTGGCTGAAGCTTTAGAAAAGCTGCTGATAACAGCAGAGGCTATTGATCTTCTCCAGAGTGGACCCGCCAATCAGAGCCATACATCACTTTGATCATCTGGAGATGGCAACAATTAGTTCTGCTAACACCACATCCGTCTCtgaattcagacttttaaaGAGCAGTTTTTTTAAGATCTTCATCTCCACTTGTCAGCTGATGAAGTATGTTAACTGTCAGATTATTCTTACCCCCTCCTTTTCCCACTTCCAGGTGCCCTATCCAGGGAAAAGGCAACATCACACCTGCCCCTGTCTCCCCCACTTGATTTGCACCCGGTACAGTGAAAGCAAGTATAGATGTACTGACGACTTCAAAAGCCTGGACTTTTAACAGATGCCCAAACATTCAGATGAAGAAGATCATAGCAGGAACAGCATTCAGAGTGAAAAAACAGGCTGTGGATCAGAAACAAGTATTTAATCTCCACTGGCTGTATTCTTCATACTCTATGCACTATAATACATAGTTTGGGTTTTATCAATCcacacatcaacaacaaaaacagaaatgtaaagagAGTGTAACCTATTAATGAGAGCCACAGCAGATATCTGGCACTTTttacttaataaaaacaaagaagatatttgtgaataattgaaacatttgctgttttgttttcatgctcaCTTTATGTTGAATTGTCAAAagatatgtataaatatattattgtcAATAAAAGTATAATTACAACCTTGTTGTTGAATACATGCTCTCTGGAGTTTTCCTTTCCCCTGCAGTCTTTGTTGCTGGATTAAACATAATGGTGTTATGGGATGTCAAGT
The sequence above is a segment of the Anoplopoma fimbria isolate UVic2021 breed Golden Eagle Sablefish chromosome 12, Afim_UVic_2022, whole genome shotgun sequence genome. Coding sequences within it:
- the prok1 gene encoding prokineticin-1; amino-acid sequence: MTDQRARDPVRGAGETVNNCCPVLRPLRESRSPVAVMGFRAVLLSFLLVSLSCSRGAVITGACERDVQCGFGFCCAVSLWLRGLRMCVPRGVEGDECHPFSHKVPYPGKRQHHTCPCLPHLICTRYSESKYRCTDDFKSLDF